The following proteins are encoded in a genomic region of Hippocampus zosterae strain Florida chromosome 2, ASM2543408v3, whole genome shotgun sequence:
- the pfdn4 gene encoding prefoldin subunit 4, producing MKMAATIKATGGVEDVNVTFEDQQKINKFARSTNRMTELKKEIESKKKSLQNLQDASDDLMMFDDDSLLIPYQIGDVFISHTQEETQEMLEDAKEALKQEVKGLDERVSAIQQLLSDLKVQLYAKFGNNINLEADES from the exons ATGAAGATGGCTGCAACCATAAAGGCAACTGGC GGTGTCGAAGATGTCAATGTCACTTTCGAGGACCAGCAGAAGATCAACAAGTTTGCCAGGAGCACGAATCGAATgacagagttaaaaaaagaaattgagtcAAAGAAG AAGTCACTGCAGAACTTGCAGGATGCCAGCGACGACCTAATGATGTTTGACGACGACTCGTTGTTGATCCCTTACCAGATCGGTGACGTCTTCATTAGTCACACGCAGGAAGAAACGCAAGAGATGCTGGAGGATGCCAAG GAAGCGTTGAAGCAGGAGGTCAAAGGACTTGACGAGAGGGTGTCGGCCATCCAGCAGCTGTTGTCGGATCTGAAAGTGCAGCTCTACGCTAAGTTCGGTAACAACATCAACTTGGAGGCGGATGAAAGCTGA
- the LOC127596655 gene encoding uncharacterized protein LOC127596655: MGNEHSKNKGPSKTSQCDKNGGLNGLAANITTNGLDIDVKTLNPNQQNGKAAALNSATESDYVVIQSDSQQVEVIPEKLSATPETEEAEKHEERVQLFDKIFKKKAEREEPVEAESVVEEETHQNIVRDASLPGTDTQLESSSSREDADTTSAPKEEAESSTQTDRVIEANISTQTGNDAKRAPPTKVPVEEMERTDRTKESSESDIVIAEEVFEESMQEESSDNQAAGITVKETIVNVIYEDVFRAERVEGIGECEIQNPEKGSLNDSHEIDPEISVQCKPVESTTEIPEEVNVSRLQEGKGGSTDERLLSEAAEAEVIIHDNKERNDIPSVNVEPLITMIETISEEEEHLISERTEPVCEKGINIAHGYVVLEDSSEGCTAWHKELSTIDEVPEYHFDQCLWDTEVCTNKDIDVTPVTNTESDIPADGNRTEKEIKEAIVSPPSQNTEFGIATTLGLASESQLELQANPAVRFVSSSAHQETVPPDSESTFVETIIGTNNKLTSGESTQKETKTDLGSLDEDVPIQGSSSQREVTEAVAYRSELLIKIPAVPKQAVQETIIPTQDDIHLEEFTQKETEVELESINEDTFVIEFSSDRNVTNTFAEAGFGSQTPTEISGTTKVENVTPAPNYAEESTQMDTDIVIKRENTHIHQSSDEAPLEVVAEAKCPLSVDQTPPICKPIAKDARNENDFEDFNENGVALWNVHETMTCEAQITPEGSSSEDKCFGTLTKILENADSTVEEMIISSKEERHFEETSSENPGISDVPQEENDSPPNDQGVTVIMNFVEGMFESLDICQIRHGERCDLQLEPLTEEDLDSCSSVHEEQVEQNSVVETEETRKPDVQESLSLFHMEAPLSSGDPSQEATCLPEHQPTILKTSGFIEEADKKIDKHDACVASSTCFKTVIKTIVGEIISPDAVEAESCLGASEDEAPEMNSEAESSVDITEIRPTERWSNQKLEHQQHMEALLERLESSCTSVVEESPYRLEGFDISSSGYNIKVVIQVASFEE; the protein is encoded by the exons ATGGGGAATGAGCATTCCAAGAACAAAGGTCCAAGCAAG ACCAGTCAGTGTGATAAAAATGGGGGATTGAATGGCCTGGCAGCAAACATCACAACCAACGGATTGGACATTGATG tcAAAACTTTGAACCCAAACCAACAAAATGGCAAGGCTGCAGCATTAAATTCCGCCACAGAATCTGACTATGTGGTGATCCAATCGGACAGTCAGCAAGTTGAAGTCATACCCGAAAAGCTGTCCGCCACCCCTGAGACAGAAGAGGCTGAGAAACATGAAGAAAGAGTGCAACTTTTtgacaaaatattcaaaaagaaAGCAGAACGAGAGGAACCGGTTGAGGCTGAGAGTGTCGTGGAAGAAGAGACCCATCAGAATATTGTGAGAGATGCAAGTCTTCCTGGCACTGACACACAGCTG gaATCCAGTTCAAGCAGAGAAGATGCAGACACCACATCTGCCCCCAAAGAAGAAGCCGAATCGTCCACTCAGACGGACAGAGTAATTGAAgcaaatatttcaacacaaacagGAAATGATGCAAAGAGAGCACCGCCCACCAAGGTCCCGGTGGAAGAGATGGAAAGAACAGATCGAACCAAAGAATCAAGTGAATCTGATATTGTAATTGCAGAGGAGGTGTTTGAAGAGAGCATGCAAGAAGAATCGTCCGACAACCAGGCAGCAGGGATCACTGTTAAGGAAACCATTGTCAATGTCATTTATGAGGATGTGTTCAGGGCTGAGAGGGTGGAGGGGATTGGCGAATGTGAAATCCAAAATCCTGAAAAAGGGAGCCTAAATGACTCTCATGAAATTGATCCGGAAATCTCAGTACAATGTAAGCCAGTAGAATCCACCACTGAAATACCTGAAGAGGTCAACGTGTCTCGGCTTCAGGAAGGCAAGGGAGGCTCAACAGACGAAAGACTTCTGAGTGAGGCTGCTGAGGCCGAGGTCATCATCCATGATAACAAGGAAAGAAATGACATACCATCAGTCAATGTTGAACCGCTAATCACAATGATAGAAACAATCTCAGAGGAGGAAGAACACTTAATTTCGGAGAGAACAGAGCCAGTCTGTGAAAAAGGTATCAATATCGCTCACGGTTATGTTGTGCTTGAGGACTCTTCAGAAGGTTGCACTGCTTGGCACAAAGAACTATCAACCATTGATGAAGTTCCTGAATATCACTTTGATCAATGTTTATGGGACACAGAAGTTTGCACAAATAAAGACATTGACGTGACACCTGTGACAAATACAGAATCTGATATTCCTGCAGATGGAAACAGGACAGAAAAGGAGATAAAAGAGGCAATAGTTTCTCCTCCATCTCAGAACACTGAATTCGGAATTGCCACGACTCTGGGACTAGCCAGTGAAAGCCAATTGGAACTACAAGCCAACCCTGCAGTTAGATTTGTGTCCTCCTCTGCACACCAAGAAACAGTACCTCCTGATTCAGAGTCAACCTTTGTGGAGACCATTATCGGCACTAACAACAAGCTCACCTCTGGAGAATCTACACAGAAGGAAACCAAGACAGACTTAGGAAGTCTGGATGAAGACGTACCCATTCAAGGATCATCGTCTCAACGTGAAGTCACAGAGGCTGTGGCATACCGCTCAGAACTACTCATCAAAATCCCTGCTGTCCCAAAACAAGCTGTGCAGGAGACCATCATCCCGACTCAAGACGACATACACCTTGAGGAATTTACACAGAAGGAAACTGAAGTAGAACTTGAGAGCAttaatgaagatacatttgtcATAGAATTTTCTTCTGACCGTAATGTCACCAACACATTTGCGGAAGCTGGTTTCGGTTCTCAAACACCCACTGAAATTTCTGGGACAACTAAGGTTGAAAATGTTACCCCTGCTCCAAATTATGCTGAGGAATCTACACAGATGGACACTGACATTGTCATTAAAAGAGAAAACACACATATCCACCAATCATCTGATGAGGCACCTTTAGAAGTTGTGGCAGAAGCCAAATGCCCACTATCGGTCGATCAAACACCTCCAATCTGCAAGCCAATTGCAAAGGATGCTCGGAATGAGAATGACTTTGAGGACTTTAATGAAAATGGAGTGGCCCTGTGGAATGTTCATGAAACAATGACATGTGAAGCACAAATAACACCTGAAGGTTCTTCGTCAGAagacaaatgttttggaacactcACTAAAATCCTTGAAAACGCCGACTCAACTGTAGAGGAGATGATCATCTCTTCTAAAGAAGAGAGACATTTTGAGGAAACATCTTCAGAAAACCCTGGAATCTCGGATGTACCCCAGGAGGAAAATGACAGCCCTCCCAATGATCAAGGGGTGACCGTAATCATGAATTTTGTTGAAGGGATGTTTGAGAGCCTTGACATTTGTCAAATAAGACATGGAGAAAGATGTGATTTACAACTAGAACCATTAACAGAAGAGGATCTGGATTCATGTAGCTCAGTCCATGAGGAACAAGTAGAACAGAACAGTGTTGTCGAAACTGAGGAAACTCGTAAACCTGATGTTCAAGAGTCTCTGTCCTTGTTTCATATGGAAGCTCCTCTCTCTTCTGGTGATCCCTCACAGGAAGCCACCTGTCTTCCTGAGCATCAACCCACAATCCTCAAGACAAGTGGATTCATAGAGGaagcagataaaaaaatagacaaacatGATGCTTGTGTAGCATCTTCGACATGCTTTAAGACTGTTATCAAGACCATCGTTGGGGAAATTATTTCACCAGATGCTGTTGAAGCTGAATCTTGCCTTGGGGCCTCAGAGGATGAAGCACCAGAGATGAACTCAGAGGCTGAATCAAGTGTAGACATAACAGAAATTAGGCCTACGGAACGGTGGTCGAACCAAAAATTGGAACACCAGCAACACATGGAAGCTTTACTTGAGAGGCTGGAGTCTTCATGTACATCTGTTGTTGAAGAATCACCCTACAGACTTGAAGGTTTTGACATATCTTCATCGGGTTACAACATCAAAGTTGTCATCCAAGTAGCTTCATTTGAAGAGTAG
- the bcas1 gene encoding breast carcinoma-amplified sequence 1 isoform X1: MNFFKNLNLTVTVPSIPRQMTPTKTSKKEIPEVPKDQRQREKQPAPATTVAQVSDPSAASKGMLIPPPPPPELPKLEVKVELSGKSAKPTTSKEKPKSVAKSAETPKAKSTKDVLSTFFRSKKVDHSKAGTLEATAKVEAPQPIQEEKKHPSKSSFFSFFKPKAGDTKKTSPAPVKAADTPPPAKTKEEPKAVAKSCEVVVDDKAASVALKGSDSAANAARKSEKRNSIQLFLKHLGQKRHSTDAGVQTEPVTVAPAAK, encoded by the exons ATGAACTTCTTCAAAAATTTA AATTTAACGGTGACTGTCCCTTCCATTCCTCGGCAGATGACCCCCACTAAGACATCCAAAAAGGAAATTCCCGAAGTCCCAAAGGATCAG CGGCAGAGGGAGAAACAGCCAGCGCCAGCCACCACT GTTGCACAAGTGTCTGATCCTTCCGCAGCCTCCAAGGGAATGTTGAtcccaccacctcctcctccagagCTTCCAAAACTGGAAGTCAAAGTGGAGCTAAGTGGCAAATCCGCTAAACCCACTACCTCCAAAGAAAAACCAAAATCTGTGGCAAAGAGCGCAGAAACCCCCAAAGCAAAGTCAACCAAAGATGTTTTGAGCACATTCTTTCGTTCAAag AAGGTGGATCATTCGAAAGCTGGGACTCTGGAGGCCACTGCCAAGGTCGAAGCCCCACAGCCGATTCAAGAAGAGAAGAAACACCCATCAAAGTCAtcattcttctccttcttcaagCCTAAA GCCGGTGATACCAAGAAGACGAGCCCTGCTCCTGTTAAAGCAGCAGACACACCTCCTCCGGCGAAGACCAAAGAGGAGCCCAAAGCGGTAGCGAAGTCATGCGAGGTGGTCGTAGACGACAAAGCGGCCTCAGTTGCACTCAAAGGTAGCGACAGTGCCGCCAATGCGGCCCGGAAGTCAGAGAAGAGGAACTCCATCCAGCTCTTCTTGAAACAtctg GGCCAGAAACGTCACTCGACAGATGCCGGGGTCCAGACCGAGCCAGTCACTGTGGCTCCAGCGGCCAAATGA
- the bcas1 gene encoding breast carcinoma-amplified sequence 1 isoform X2 translates to MNFFKNLMTPTKTSKKEIPEVPKDQRQREKQPAPATTVAQVSDPSAASKGMLIPPPPPPELPKLEVKVELSGKSAKPTTSKEKPKSVAKSAETPKAKSTKDVLSTFFRSKKVDHSKAGTLEATAKVEAPQPIQEEKKHPSKSSFFSFFKPKAGDTKKTSPAPVKAADTPPPAKTKEEPKAVAKSCEVVVDDKAASVALKGSDSAANAARKSEKRNSIQLFLKHLGQKRHSTDAGVQTEPVTVAPAAK, encoded by the exons ATGAACTTCTTCAAAAATTTA ATGACCCCCACTAAGACATCCAAAAAGGAAATTCCCGAAGTCCCAAAGGATCAG CGGCAGAGGGAGAAACAGCCAGCGCCAGCCACCACT GTTGCACAAGTGTCTGATCCTTCCGCAGCCTCCAAGGGAATGTTGAtcccaccacctcctcctccagagCTTCCAAAACTGGAAGTCAAAGTGGAGCTAAGTGGCAAATCCGCTAAACCCACTACCTCCAAAGAAAAACCAAAATCTGTGGCAAAGAGCGCAGAAACCCCCAAAGCAAAGTCAACCAAAGATGTTTTGAGCACATTCTTTCGTTCAAag AAGGTGGATCATTCGAAAGCTGGGACTCTGGAGGCCACTGCCAAGGTCGAAGCCCCACAGCCGATTCAAGAAGAGAAGAAACACCCATCAAAGTCAtcattcttctccttcttcaagCCTAAA GCCGGTGATACCAAGAAGACGAGCCCTGCTCCTGTTAAAGCAGCAGACACACCTCCTCCGGCGAAGACCAAAGAGGAGCCCAAAGCGGTAGCGAAGTCATGCGAGGTGGTCGTAGACGACAAAGCGGCCTCAGTTGCACTCAAAGGTAGCGACAGTGCCGCCAATGCGGCCCGGAAGTCAGAGAAGAGGAACTCCATCCAGCTCTTCTTGAAACAtctg GGCCAGAAACGTCACTCGACAGATGCCGGGGTCCAGACCGAGCCAGTCACTGTGGCTCCAGCGGCCAAATGA
- the bcas1 gene encoding breast carcinoma-amplified sequence 1 isoform X3 has product MLQTNKETQPQAVEAEVYPIVETQETPVDVPQAAVEVKAEEPQQTPEDATQTVVEQKMTLQTPQPEVENEKVDHSKAGTLEATAKVEAPQPIQEEKKHPSKSSFFSFFKPKAGDTKKTSPAPVKAADTPPPAKTKEEPKAVAKSCEVVVDDKAASVALKGSDSAANAARKSEKRNSIQLFLKHLGQKRHSTDAGVQTEPVTVAPAAK; this is encoded by the exons ATGCTGCAGACTAACAAGGAGACGCAACCGCAAGCGGTAGAAGCTGAAGTATATCCAATTGTAGAAACACAG GAAACTCCAGTGGATGTGCCACAAGCAGCTGTAGAGGTTAAG GCTGAAGAACCTCAGCAGACACCCGAAGATGCAACACAGACGGTTGTAGAGCAGAAG ATGACGTTACAGACACCACAGCCAGAGGTAGAAAATGAG AAGGTGGATCATTCGAAAGCTGGGACTCTGGAGGCCACTGCCAAGGTCGAAGCCCCACAGCCGATTCAAGAAGAGAAGAAACACCCATCAAAGTCAtcattcttctccttcttcaagCCTAAA GCCGGTGATACCAAGAAGACGAGCCCTGCTCCTGTTAAAGCAGCAGACACACCTCCTCCGGCGAAGACCAAAGAGGAGCCCAAAGCGGTAGCGAAGTCATGCGAGGTGGTCGTAGACGACAAAGCGGCCTCAGTTGCACTCAAAGGTAGCGACAGTGCCGCCAATGCGGCCCGGAAGTCAGAGAAGAGGAACTCCATCCAGCTCTTCTTGAAACAtctg GGCCAGAAACGTCACTCGACAGATGCCGGGGTCCAGACCGAGCCAGTCACTGTGGCTCCAGCGGCCAAATGA
- the znf217 gene encoding zinc finger protein 217, with protein sequence MPTQALLTFVESPEGLTQDSLSSKSANIPESGSSMTPHATYPSKTVAQCGANDSPSCMFCDETFSHQEEVGHHVLTQHPTTFFEPAVLRIEAEFRIPGQRTRSKPSSSALDKEEVHTCIVCGLVSQDASELETHLRKHKDYFTYCCNVCGRRFREPWFLKNHMKMHGKSGAKSKALQDQDGPVTVNGVVQEPVSEPVVTAYKMCMVCGFFFPDHSSLVEHSKVHNREVSPDKDRDSESKGTATESMTQQSFFQSLSLKPCLTGKSLQPERTSKWIPQLDPYNTFQAWQLATRGKIAVGPIAMKEMGPEASTDNEDCSSDKEQMSSSWSDGQGDKNTKEVLGRELRSQQQAVAAILEPQLPQRRSLMQKNKEIERPTTCNECQRSFKTYHQLVLHSRVHKREGGGEERPTMPAEGTLSRAASAADMENGAEEGFETGEDSFYHSKERSKHCSFCGKSFRSSYYLTVHLRTHTGEKPYKCVYCDYAAAQRTSLKYHLERRHKDKPHVEIPSKPDMPLASPSDRKGNSSMKRSKLWLPVAKGELQDKSQSRDGELDKAAAQNDDEHEKVIANGGFNATENVTIKSPLAVNLKVEKEEIKDENCEAPINLSRKVCLAVPASAQPRNASIPSVCSFCTYKTIYPEVLIMHKRLTHKDKCGGARKNTCGEQRRLTGCPPALLGKDVIPLPMIDRRQPRRTKSPPPQPTKPKETMPANLPHATKAIHTPLYVGPHERKRFRHNGESPFDQESAHLIGQVRKSSVAGTYQTKQPPTFTKVAAAERSFPERSAAMWQSDAAHLLLSSQFGSLPQIGEPSSKRLKQILPIRGVDIGFRGPPPSDGRIRLRLQGSGVQGLSEGSHPPADILAPLKSTAIGGGLDADWNMMNLLRACTPNNLASLYHGVPANQNHVGLAHPRAGARSVLFQHLPTLPSRPRRESPAPVSEQHSGTSDNTT encoded by the exons ATGCCAACTCAGGCTCTGCTGACGTTTGTGGAGAGCCCGGAGGGACTCACCCAAGACAGTTTGAGTAGCAAAAGCGCCAACATCCCGGAATCTGGCTCAAGCATGACTCCTCACGCCACCTACCCCTCAAAGACTGTGGCACAGTGCGGAGCGAATGATTCGCCGTCTTGCATGTTCTGCGACGAGACGTTCAGTCACCAGGAGGAGGTGGGGCATCACGTTCTTACACAACACCCCACCACTTTCTTTGAGCCGGCCGTGCTCAGAATTGAAGCAGAATTTCGGATCCCGGGGCAGAGAACCCGGTCCAAACCAAGCAGCTCGGCGCTGGACAAAGAGGAGGTCCACACTTGTATTGTGTGTGGGCTGGTGTCGCAGGACGCCAGCGAGCTGGAGACCCATCTGAGGAAGCACAAGGACTACTTCACCTATTGCTGTAATGTGTGTGGGCGGCGGTTCAGAGAGCCCTGGTTCCTCAAGAACCACATGAAGATGCACGGTAAGTCAGGAGCCAAGAGCAAGGCCCTGCAAGACCAGGATGGCCCCGTCACTGTAAACGGTGTGGTCCAAGAGCCCGTATCAGAGCCTGTGGTCACCGCCTACAAAATGTGCATGGTGTGTGGGTTTTTCTTCCCAGACCACAGCAGCTTGGTTGAACATAGTAAAGTGCACAATCGAGAAGTGAGCCCTGATAAAGACAGAGACTCTGAATCAAAGGGCACTGCGACGGAATCTATGACCCAACAGagtttttttcaaagtctcagTCTCAAGCCTTGTCTCACAGGCAAATCCTTGCAGCCTGAAAGAACATCAAAATGGATTCCCCAACTGGATCCATATAACACATTTCAGGCCTGGCAGTTGGCCACACGGGGCAAGATTGCAGTCGGTCCTATTGCTATGAAAGAGATGGGCCCGGAGGCCAGCACGGACAATGAGGACTGCAGCTCTGATAAGGAGCAGATGAGCTCTTCCTGGTCTGATGGCCAAGGAGACAAGAATACCAAAGAGGTTCTCGGCAGAGAGCTCAGATCTCAGCAGCAGGCCGTGGCAGCGATCCTGGAACCGCAACTACCACAGCGGAGGTCCCTGATGCAGAAGAACAAAGAGATTGAGAGGCCTACCACTTGTAATGAATGCCAGCGAAGCTTTAAGACCTACCACCAGTTAGTACTTCACTCCAGGGTACACAAGCGGGAGGGAGGTGGAGAGGAGCGCCCCACCATGCCCGCCGAGGGAACCTTGTCTAGAGCAGCTTCAGCAGCTGATATGGAGAATGGGGCTGAAGAAGGCTTTGAAACAG GTGAGGACAGCTTCTACCACTCTAAAGAGCGATCGAAACACTGCAGCTTCTGTGGCAAATCATTTCGTTCAAGCTATTACCTAACAGTGCACCTCAGAACTCACACAG GTGAAAAACCGTACAAGTGCGTTTATTGCGACTATGCTGCCGCCCAGAGGACATCACTGAAATATCACCTGGAACGGCGTCACAAGGACAAACCTCATGTAGAGATCCCAAGCAAACCCGACATGCCCTTGGCCTCCCCGAGTGACAGGAAAGGAAATTCATCGATGAAAAGATCCAAACTTTGGCTTCCCGTGGCCAAGGGAGAACTACAGGACAAATCGCAAAGCCGTGACGGCGAACTTGACAAAGCGGCTGCGCAAAACGATGACGAgcatgaaaaagtaattgctaaTGGAGGTTTCAACGCAACTGAGAATGTGACCATAAAGTCCCCCCTAGCTGTTAATCTgaaggtggaaaaggaggagataaaAGATGAGAATTGCGAGGCTCCAATAAATCTGTCCCGAAAAGTATGTCTCGCAGTCCCTGCCAGCGCCCAACCCAGAAACGCATCAATTCCGTCTGTGTGTTCATTCTGCACGTATAAAACCATCTACCCGGAGGTTTTGATTATGCACAAAAGACTGACTCACAAAGACAAGTGTGGTGGTGCAAGAAAGAATACTTGCGGCGAGCAGAGACGCCTCACTGGCTGCCCACCTGCGCTCCTTGGAAAAGACGTCATCCCGCTTCCGATGATTGACAGGCGCCAACCCCGCCGAACCAAGTCGCCACCACCGCAGCCGACAAAACCCAAAGAAACGATGCCTGCCAACCTACCTCATGCGACGAAGGCGATCCATACACCTCTTTACGTTGGTCCCCATGAGAGAAAGCGTTTCAGGCACAACGGGGAGTCACCGTTTGACCAGGAGTCTGCTCACTTAATTGGGCAGGTGAGGAAATCCAGCGTGGCCGGCACATACCAGACTAAACAACCGCCCACGTTCACCAAAGTGGCAGCGGCTGAGAGGAGTTTCCCTGAGAGAAGTGCAGCCATGTGGCAATCTGACGCTGCACACTTGCTCCTGTCCAGCCAGTTTGGGAGCCTGCCCCAGATTGGCGAGCCATCCAGCAAGAGGTTAAAGCAAATTCTACCAATAAGGGGCGTGGACATTGGGTTCAGAGGACCACCGCCGAGCGACGGACGCATCAGGCTGCGTCTCCAAGGGAGTGGTGTTCAAGGTTTGTCCGAAGGGTCGCATCCACCTGCGGACATCTTGGCTCCGTTAAAGAGTACGGCCATTGGAGGAGGTTTGGATGCGGACTGGAACATGATGAATCTCCTGCGTGCCTGTACGCCCAACAACCTGGCATCTCTTTACCATGGCGTCCCGGCAAACCAAAACCACGTGGGACTGGCTCACCCAAGAGCAG GGGCCAGGAGTGTGCTGTTCCAGCACTTACCCACTCTGCCCAGCCGACCCAGGAGAGAGTCCCCAGCCCCCGTCTCTGAGCAACACTCGGGGACCTCTGATAATACAACGTAA